A region of Trichocoleus sp. FACHB-46 DNA encodes the following proteins:
- a CDS encoding DUF2834 domain-containing protein: protein MGRKLGLWLLWVGAIAYAFLLAPPNQPDTLTLIQKLSTGDWEGINPLIIALFNIMGIWPMIYSALLLIDGRTQKIPAWPFVAGSFGLGAFALLPYLALRHPNSDFSGPKTSLLKLLDSRWTGVVLALGTIALVGYGAIAGDWSDFVAQWQTNRFIHVMSLDFCLLCLLFPTVLRDDMARRGLQDARIFWAASLPLLGPALYLAFRPPLSSSAATEAKGLSQQPTVTGQS from the coding sequence ATGGGTAGAAAACTTGGACTTTGGCTGCTTTGGGTTGGGGCGATCGCGTATGCCTTTCTGCTAGCTCCCCCTAACCAACCAGATACTCTCACTCTGATTCAAAAGCTATCTACAGGCGATTGGGAGGGGATTAATCCCCTGATTATTGCTTTGTTTAACATCATGGGCATTTGGCCGATGATCTACAGTGCCTTGTTGTTGATAGATGGCAGAACCCAAAAAATTCCTGCTTGGCCTTTTGTAGCGGGCTCCTTTGGCCTGGGAGCGTTTGCCTTGTTGCCTTACTTAGCGCTCCGCCACCCTAACTCGGACTTCAGTGGGCCTAAAACATCTTTGTTGAAGCTGCTCGACTCCCGTTGGACAGGGGTAGTTCTGGCGTTAGGCACGATCGCTTTAGTCGGCTATGGGGCGATCGCAGGTGATTGGAGTGATTTCGTAGCGCAATGGCAAACGAACCGCTTTATCCACGTCATGAGTTTGGATTTTTGCTTGCTGTGTCTGCTCTTTCCGACAGTGTTGAGGGATGACATGGCCCGGCGAGGATTGCAAGATGCTCGCATTTTCTGGGCTGCCTCTCTACCCTTGTTAGGGCCAGCGCTTTACCTTGCTTTTCGACCACCTCTGAGCAGTTCTGCCGCAACCGAGGCTAAAGGTCTGAGCCAACAACCGACGGTAACGGGCCAATCCTAG